A region from the Ciconia boyciana chromosome 1, ASM3463844v1, whole genome shotgun sequence genome encodes:
- the MED14 gene encoding mediator of RNA polymerase II transcription subunit 14 isoform X2, translated as MAPVQLESNQLVPAGGGPASAPAPPAPGAVTAAASPGYRLSTLIDFLLHRTYAELTVLADLLPRKTDMERKIEIVQFASRTRQLFVRLLALVKWANNAGKVEKCAMISSFLDQQAILFVDTADRLASLARDALVHARLPSFAIPYAIDVLTTGSYPRLPTCIRDKIIPPDPITKSEKQTTLHQLNQILRHRLVTTDLPPQLANLTVANGRVKFRVEGEFEATLTVMGDDPDIPWRLLKLEILVEDKETGDGRALVHSMQINFIHQLVQSRLFADEKPLQDMYSCLHSFCLALQLEVLHSQTLMLIRERWGDLVQVERYHAGKCLSLSVWNQQVLGRKTGTASVHKVTIKIDETDVSKPLQISHEPPLPACDSRLMERAMKIDHLSIEKLLIDSVHARSHQKLQELKAILKSYNSNDNSFIETALPTLVIPILEPCGRSECLHVFVDLHSGMFQLMLYGVDQLTLEDVEKSVNDDMKRIIPWLQQLKFWLGQQRCKQSIKHLPTVSSETLQLANYASHPVGNLSKHKLFIKLTRLPQYYIVVEMFDVPGNPTELEYKYHFLSVSNAEGDDSPATALLLQQFKSNIEELVLDTKSGKQMKSGVKRKLSGDPCSIEPKKPKRSGEMCAFNKVLAHIVAMCDTNMPFIGLRMELSNMDIPHQGVQVEGDGFSHAIRLLKIPPCKGVNEETQKALDRSLLDCTFRLQGRNNRTWVAELVFANCPLNSTSSREQGPTRHVYLTYENQLSEPVGGRKVVEMFLNDWNSIARLYECVLEFARSLPDIPNHLNVFSEVRIYNYRKLILCYGTTKGSSISIQWNSILQKFHISLGTVGPNSGCSNCHNTILHQLQEMFNKTPNVVQLLQVLFDTQAPLNAINKLPTVPMLGLTQRTNTAYQCFSILPQSPTHIRLAFRNMYCIDIYCRSRGVVAIRDGAYSLFDNSKIVEGFYPAPGLKTFLNMFVDSNQDARRRSVNEDDNPPSPIGGDMMDSLISQLQPQQPPQQPQQQPFAKQAGASGAYPLTSPPTSYHNTVTPSPSMMHTQSPGNLHAASSPSGALRAPSPASFGPTPSPSSLGITMGQTANFASPHGSQAMPTSMPPPRKLPQRSWAASIPTILTHSALNILLLPSPTPGLVPGLAGSYLCSPLERFLGSVIMRRHLQRIIQQETLQLINSNEPGVIMFKTEALKCRVALNPKTNQTLQLKVTPENTGQWKSEELQVLEKFFETRVAGPPFKANTLIAFTKLLGAPTHILRDCVHIMKLELFPDQASQLKWNVQFCLTIPPSAPPIAPPGTPAVVLKSKMLFFLQLTQKTTVPQEAVSIIVPIIYDMASGTTQQADIPRQQNSSVAAPMMVSNILKRFAELNSPRTGECTIFAAVRDLMVNLTLPPGGRP; from the exons atggcgcCGGTGCAGCTGGAGAGCAACCAGCTGGTGCCGGCCGGCGGGGGCCCCGCgtcagccccggccccgccggctcccGGGGCCGTGAcagccgccgccagccccggctACCGGCTCAGCACCCTCATCGACTTCCTCCTGCACCGGACCTACGCTGAGCTCACCGTGCTGGCCGACCT attaCCAAGAAAGACTGATATGGAAAG aaaaatagaaatagtgcAGTTTGCAAGTCGCACTCGTCAACTGTTTGTTCGTTTGTTAGCCTTAGTCAAATGGGCTAATAATGCTGGAAAGGTGGAAAAATGTGCG ATGATATCAAGTTTTTTAGATCAGCAAGCCATTCTGTTTGTGGACACTGCTGATCGTCTGGCATCGCTAGCTAGAGATGCTTTGGTTCACGCTCGTCTACCTAGTTTTGCTATCCCGTATGCTATTGATGTTCTGACAACTGGATCATACCCACGTCTGCCTACCTGCATTAGG GATAAAATAATCCCTCCTGACCCAATAACAAAGAGTGAGAAGCAAACCACACTTCATCAGCTAAACCAGATTCTTCGACATCGACTGGTGACTACAGATCTCCCTCCACAGCTGGCAAATCTTACAGTTG ccAATGGCCGTGTGAAGTTCCGAGTTGAGGGTGAGTTTGAGGCCACCTTGACAGTGATGGGTGATGACCCTGACATCCCCTGGCGCCTTCTCAAACTGGAAATTTTGGTTGAAGACAAGGAAACTGGcg ATGGTCGAGCCTTGGTTCACAGCATGCAGATCAACTTCATCCATCAGTTGGTCCAGTCACGGCTGTTTGCTGATGAAAAGCCGCTTCAGGACATGTACAGCTGTCTGC ACTCCTTCTGCTTAGCACTTCAGTTGGAAGTCTTGCATTCACAAACACTAATGCTGATTCGAGAGCGCTGGGGTGACCTTGTGCAAGTGGAGCGATATCATGCAGGGAAATGTCTCTCGCTCTCTGTTTGGAA TCAACAGGTGCTTGGCAGGAAAACAGGAACTGCATCTGTTCATAAGGTCACTATTAAGATTGACGAGACTGATGTCTCAAAACCCTTACAAATATCTCATGAGCCGCCACTGCCAGCCTGTGATTCCAGACTGATGGAAAGAGCCATGAAG ATTGACCACCTATCAATAGAAAAACTCCTAATAGACAGTGTCCATGCAAGATCTCATCAAAAACTCCAGGAGCTGAAAGCCATTCTTAAGAGCTACAACAGTAATGACAATT CATTCATTGAGACGGCTCTTCCAACTCTTGTAATTCCAATTTTGGAACCATGTGGTCGATCAGAGTGCCTACATGTATTTGTTGATCTCCACTCTGGAATGTTTCAACTGATGCTGTATGGTGTGG ATCAACTGACACTTGAGGATGTAGAGAAGTCTGTTAATGATGATATGAAGCGTATCATTCCTTGGCTCCAGCAGCTCAA GTTCTGGCTTGGACAGCAACGTTGCAAACAGTCTATAAAACATCTGCCTACAGTGAGCAGTGAAACTCTTCAACTAGCTAATTATGCTAGCCATCCAGTGGGAAACCTTTCCAAACACAAATTGTTTATCAAACTCACTCGCCTTCCACAGTACTACATT GTTGTAGAGATGTTTGATGTTCCTGGCAACCCCACAGAACTAGAGTATAAGTaccattttctctctgtgaGCAATGCTGAAGGAGATGACAGCCCTGCTACTGCACTTTTACTTCAGCAGTTCAAATCAAACATTGAAGAGTTGGTACTAGACACAAAAAGtgggaaacaaatgaaaagtgGTGTCAAGCGCAAG ttATCTGGTGATCCATGTTCCATAGAACCTAAGAAACCAAAACGGTCGGGAGAAATGTGTGCCTTCAATAAAGTGCTAGCTCATATTGTAGCCATGTGTGATACAAATATGCCATTTATAGGGCTTCGTATGGAG TTATCTAATATGGACATTCCTCACCAAGGAGTACAAGTAGAAGGAGATGGCTTCAGCCATGCAATACGTTTATTAAA AATTCCTCCCTGTAAAGGTGTAAACGAAGAAACACAGAAGGCTCTGGACCGATCTCTTCTTGATTGCACTTTCCGATTACAAGGTAGAAATAATCGCACATGGGTGGCTGAGCTGGTGTTTGCAAACTGTCCACTTAATAGCACTTCATCCAGGGAGCAAG GACCAACCCGTCATGTTTACCTGACATATGAAAACCAGTTATCTGAACCGGTTGGAGGTCGCAAAGTTGTTGAGATGTTCCTTAATGACTGGAACAGTATTGCTCGGCTGTATGAATGTGTCCTGGAGTTTGCACGATCCTTACCAG ACATACCCAACCACTTAAACGTTTTTTCAGAAGTTCGTATCTACAATTACCGAAAACTTATCCTTTGTTATGGAACTACCAAGGGGAGCTCA ATCAGCATTCAGTGGAACTCCATACTCCAGAAGTTCCACATTTCACTGGGAACTGTTGGCCCAAACTCAGGTTGCAGTAATTGTCACAACACAATTCTGCACCAGCTCCAGGAGATGTTTAATAAAACACCAAATGTGGTGCAGTTGTTAcag GTTTTGTTTGACACTCAGGCTCCATTAAATGCCATCAACAAACTTCCAACTGTGCCCATGCTGGGTCTGACTCAACGCACCAACACTGCCTATCAGTGTTTCTCAATTCTGCCACAGTCACCCACGCATATCAGGCTGGCTTTTAGGAATATGTACTGCATTGACATCTACTGCCGGAGTCGTGGCGTTGTAGCGATACGTGATGGGGCGTACAGTCTCTTTGACAACAGCAAAATAGTTGAAGGTTTTTACCCTGCGCCTGGATTAAAG ACGTTCCTGAACATGTTTGTTGACAGCAATCAAGATGCACGAAGGCGATCTGTAAATGAAGATGATAACCCACCTTCTCCTATTGGAGGAGACATGATGGATTCTTTGATATCACAGCTTCAACCCCAGCAGCCACCACAGCAACCACAACAACAG CCATTTGCAAAACAGGCAGGAGCATCGGGAGCATATCCTCTTACTTCACCACCCACCTCCTATCACAACACAGTGACGCCATCTCCGTCTATGATGCACACGCAGTCACCAG GAAATTTGCATGCTGCAAGCTCACCTAGCGGAGCTTTAAGAGCACCATCACCAGCATCCTTTGGTCCAACTCCTTCACCTTCCTCTCTTGGAATCACAATGGGACAAACAGCTAACTTTGCCAGCCCACATG GTTCCCAAGCAATGCCGACGAGCATGCCTCCACCTCGTAAACTACCTCAGCGTTCTTGGGCTGCATCTATACCTACAATCCTCACCCACAGTGCCTTGAATATTCTGCTGTTGCCCTCTCCTACCCCTGGGCTTGTGCCGGGACTAGCTGGCAGCTATCTTTGCTCCCCTCTTGAGCGATTCCTTGGATCAGTTATTATGAGGAGGCATCTTCAGAGGATCATACAACAGGAAACG ctaCAGTTAATAAACTCCAATGAACCAGGTGTAATTATGTTTAAGACGGAGGCACTGAAGTGCAGGGTTGCTCTCAATCCCAAAACCAACCAGACCTTGCAACTGAAAGTAACACCTGAAAATACAGGACAGTGGAAATCAGAGGAGTTACAAGTTTTGGAGAAGTTCTTTGAAACAAGG GTTGCAGGACCACCTTTTAAAGCAAACACCCTAATAGCCTTCACAAAATTACTAGGGGCTCCAACGCATATCCTCAGGGACTGCGTACACATCATGAAACTTGAGCTG TTTCCTGATCAGGCAAGTCAGCTGAAATGGAATGTGCAGTTTTGTTTAACAATTCCTCCCAGTGCACCGCCAATTGCGCCTCCAGGAACACCTGCTGTTGTGCTGAAAtccaaaatgttgtttttt
- the MED14 gene encoding mediator of RNA polymerase II transcription subunit 14 isoform X1 has protein sequence MAPVQLESNQLVPAGGGPASAPAPPAPGAVTAAASPGYRLSTLIDFLLHRTYAELTVLADLLPRKTDMERKIEIVQFASRTRQLFVRLLALVKWANNAGKVEKCAMISSFLDQQAILFVDTADRLASLARDALVHARLPSFAIPYAIDVLTTGSYPRLPTCIRDKIIPPDPITKSEKQTTLHQLNQILRHRLVTTDLPPQLANLTVANGRVKFRVEGEFEATLTVMGDDPDIPWRLLKLEILVEDKETGDGRALVHSMQINFIHQLVQSRLFADEKPLQDMYSCLHSFCLALQLEVLHSQTLMLIRERWGDLVQVERYHAGKCLSLSVWNQQVLGRKTGTASVHKVTIKIDETDVSKPLQISHEPPLPACDSRLMERAMKIDHLSIEKLLIDSVHARSHQKLQELKAILKSYNSNDNSFIETALPTLVIPILEPCGRSECLHVFVDLHSGMFQLMLYGVDQLTLEDVEKSVNDDMKRIIPWLQQLKFWLGQQRCKQSIKHLPTVSSETLQLANYASHPVGNLSKHKLFIKLTRLPQYYIVVEMFDVPGNPTELEYKYHFLSVSNAEGDDSPATALLLQQFKSNIEELVLDTKSGKQMKSGVKRKLSGDPCSIEPKKPKRSGEMCAFNKVLAHIVAMCDTNMPFIGLRMELSNMDIPHQGVQVEGDGFSHAIRLLKIPPCKGVNEETQKALDRSLLDCTFRLQGRNNRTWVAELVFANCPLNSTSSREQGPTRHVYLTYENQLSEPVGGRKVVEMFLNDWNSIARLYECVLEFARSLPDIPNHLNVFSEVRIYNYRKLILCYGTTKGSSISIQWNSILQKFHISLGTVGPNSGCSNCHNTILHQLQEMFNKTPNVVQLLQVLFDTQAPLNAINKLPTVPMLGLTQRTNTAYQCFSILPQSPTHIRLAFRNMYCIDIYCRSRGVVAIRDGAYSLFDNSKIVEGFYPAPGLKTFLNMFVDSNQDARRRSVNEDDNPPSPIGGDMMDSLISQLQPQQPPQQPQQQPFAKQAGASGAYPLTSPPTSYHNTVTPSPSMMHTQSPGNLHAASSPSGALRAPSPASFGPTPSPSSLGITMGQTANFASPHGTIDPSSPYTMMSPSQRAGNWPGSPQVSGPSPAARMPGMSPANPSLHSPVPDASHSPRAGTSSQAMPTSMPPPRKLPQRSWAASIPTILTHSALNILLLPSPTPGLVPGLAGSYLCSPLERFLGSVIMRRHLQRIIQQETLQLINSNEPGVIMFKTEALKCRVALNPKTNQTLQLKVTPENTGQWKSEELQVLEKFFETRVAGPPFKANTLIAFTKLLGAPTHILRDCVHIMKLELFPDQASQLKWNVQFCLTIPPSAPPIAPPGTPAVVLKSKMLFFLQLTQKTTVPQEAVSIIVPIIYDMASGTTQQADIPRQQNSSVAAPMMVSNILKRFAELNSPRTGECTIFAAVRDLMVNLTLPPGGRP, from the exons atggcgcCGGTGCAGCTGGAGAGCAACCAGCTGGTGCCGGCCGGCGGGGGCCCCGCgtcagccccggccccgccggctcccGGGGCCGTGAcagccgccgccagccccggctACCGGCTCAGCACCCTCATCGACTTCCTCCTGCACCGGACCTACGCTGAGCTCACCGTGCTGGCCGACCT attaCCAAGAAAGACTGATATGGAAAG aaaaatagaaatagtgcAGTTTGCAAGTCGCACTCGTCAACTGTTTGTTCGTTTGTTAGCCTTAGTCAAATGGGCTAATAATGCTGGAAAGGTGGAAAAATGTGCG ATGATATCAAGTTTTTTAGATCAGCAAGCCATTCTGTTTGTGGACACTGCTGATCGTCTGGCATCGCTAGCTAGAGATGCTTTGGTTCACGCTCGTCTACCTAGTTTTGCTATCCCGTATGCTATTGATGTTCTGACAACTGGATCATACCCACGTCTGCCTACCTGCATTAGG GATAAAATAATCCCTCCTGACCCAATAACAAAGAGTGAGAAGCAAACCACACTTCATCAGCTAAACCAGATTCTTCGACATCGACTGGTGACTACAGATCTCCCTCCACAGCTGGCAAATCTTACAGTTG ccAATGGCCGTGTGAAGTTCCGAGTTGAGGGTGAGTTTGAGGCCACCTTGACAGTGATGGGTGATGACCCTGACATCCCCTGGCGCCTTCTCAAACTGGAAATTTTGGTTGAAGACAAGGAAACTGGcg ATGGTCGAGCCTTGGTTCACAGCATGCAGATCAACTTCATCCATCAGTTGGTCCAGTCACGGCTGTTTGCTGATGAAAAGCCGCTTCAGGACATGTACAGCTGTCTGC ACTCCTTCTGCTTAGCACTTCAGTTGGAAGTCTTGCATTCACAAACACTAATGCTGATTCGAGAGCGCTGGGGTGACCTTGTGCAAGTGGAGCGATATCATGCAGGGAAATGTCTCTCGCTCTCTGTTTGGAA TCAACAGGTGCTTGGCAGGAAAACAGGAACTGCATCTGTTCATAAGGTCACTATTAAGATTGACGAGACTGATGTCTCAAAACCCTTACAAATATCTCATGAGCCGCCACTGCCAGCCTGTGATTCCAGACTGATGGAAAGAGCCATGAAG ATTGACCACCTATCAATAGAAAAACTCCTAATAGACAGTGTCCATGCAAGATCTCATCAAAAACTCCAGGAGCTGAAAGCCATTCTTAAGAGCTACAACAGTAATGACAATT CATTCATTGAGACGGCTCTTCCAACTCTTGTAATTCCAATTTTGGAACCATGTGGTCGATCAGAGTGCCTACATGTATTTGTTGATCTCCACTCTGGAATGTTTCAACTGATGCTGTATGGTGTGG ATCAACTGACACTTGAGGATGTAGAGAAGTCTGTTAATGATGATATGAAGCGTATCATTCCTTGGCTCCAGCAGCTCAA GTTCTGGCTTGGACAGCAACGTTGCAAACAGTCTATAAAACATCTGCCTACAGTGAGCAGTGAAACTCTTCAACTAGCTAATTATGCTAGCCATCCAGTGGGAAACCTTTCCAAACACAAATTGTTTATCAAACTCACTCGCCTTCCACAGTACTACATT GTTGTAGAGATGTTTGATGTTCCTGGCAACCCCACAGAACTAGAGTATAAGTaccattttctctctgtgaGCAATGCTGAAGGAGATGACAGCCCTGCTACTGCACTTTTACTTCAGCAGTTCAAATCAAACATTGAAGAGTTGGTACTAGACACAAAAAGtgggaaacaaatgaaaagtgGTGTCAAGCGCAAG ttATCTGGTGATCCATGTTCCATAGAACCTAAGAAACCAAAACGGTCGGGAGAAATGTGTGCCTTCAATAAAGTGCTAGCTCATATTGTAGCCATGTGTGATACAAATATGCCATTTATAGGGCTTCGTATGGAG TTATCTAATATGGACATTCCTCACCAAGGAGTACAAGTAGAAGGAGATGGCTTCAGCCATGCAATACGTTTATTAAA AATTCCTCCCTGTAAAGGTGTAAACGAAGAAACACAGAAGGCTCTGGACCGATCTCTTCTTGATTGCACTTTCCGATTACAAGGTAGAAATAATCGCACATGGGTGGCTGAGCTGGTGTTTGCAAACTGTCCACTTAATAGCACTTCATCCAGGGAGCAAG GACCAACCCGTCATGTTTACCTGACATATGAAAACCAGTTATCTGAACCGGTTGGAGGTCGCAAAGTTGTTGAGATGTTCCTTAATGACTGGAACAGTATTGCTCGGCTGTATGAATGTGTCCTGGAGTTTGCACGATCCTTACCAG ACATACCCAACCACTTAAACGTTTTTTCAGAAGTTCGTATCTACAATTACCGAAAACTTATCCTTTGTTATGGAACTACCAAGGGGAGCTCA ATCAGCATTCAGTGGAACTCCATACTCCAGAAGTTCCACATTTCACTGGGAACTGTTGGCCCAAACTCAGGTTGCAGTAATTGTCACAACACAATTCTGCACCAGCTCCAGGAGATGTTTAATAAAACACCAAATGTGGTGCAGTTGTTAcag GTTTTGTTTGACACTCAGGCTCCATTAAATGCCATCAACAAACTTCCAACTGTGCCCATGCTGGGTCTGACTCAACGCACCAACACTGCCTATCAGTGTTTCTCAATTCTGCCACAGTCACCCACGCATATCAGGCTGGCTTTTAGGAATATGTACTGCATTGACATCTACTGCCGGAGTCGTGGCGTTGTAGCGATACGTGATGGGGCGTACAGTCTCTTTGACAACAGCAAAATAGTTGAAGGTTTTTACCCTGCGCCTGGATTAAAG ACGTTCCTGAACATGTTTGTTGACAGCAATCAAGATGCACGAAGGCGATCTGTAAATGAAGATGATAACCCACCTTCTCCTATTGGAGGAGACATGATGGATTCTTTGATATCACAGCTTCAACCCCAGCAGCCACCACAGCAACCACAACAACAG CCATTTGCAAAACAGGCAGGAGCATCGGGAGCATATCCTCTTACTTCACCACCCACCTCCTATCACAACACAGTGACGCCATCTCCGTCTATGATGCACACGCAGTCACCAG GAAATTTGCATGCTGCAAGCTCACCTAGCGGAGCTTTAAGAGCACCATCACCAGCATCCTTTGGTCCAACTCCTTCACCTTCCTCTCTTGGAATCACAATGGGACAAACAGCTAACTTTGCCAGCCCACATG GTACCATAGACCCAAGCTCACCATACACCATGATGTCACCCAGTCAGCGTGCAGGGAACTGGCCAGGATCTCCCCAGGTCTCTGGTCCATCACCAGCAGCACGAATGCCTGGAATGTCACCAGCCAACCCTTCCCTTCATTCACCTGTCCCAGATGCCTCTCATTCCCCACGAGCTGGAACAA GTTCCCAAGCAATGCCGACGAGCATGCCTCCACCTCGTAAACTACCTCAGCGTTCTTGGGCTGCATCTATACCTACAATCCTCACCCACAGTGCCTTGAATATTCTGCTGTTGCCCTCTCCTACCCCTGGGCTTGTGCCGGGACTAGCTGGCAGCTATCTTTGCTCCCCTCTTGAGCGATTCCTTGGATCAGTTATTATGAGGAGGCATCTTCAGAGGATCATACAACAGGAAACG ctaCAGTTAATAAACTCCAATGAACCAGGTGTAATTATGTTTAAGACGGAGGCACTGAAGTGCAGGGTTGCTCTCAATCCCAAAACCAACCAGACCTTGCAACTGAAAGTAACACCTGAAAATACAGGACAGTGGAAATCAGAGGAGTTACAAGTTTTGGAGAAGTTCTTTGAAACAAGG GTTGCAGGACCACCTTTTAAAGCAAACACCCTAATAGCCTTCACAAAATTACTAGGGGCTCCAACGCATATCCTCAGGGACTGCGTACACATCATGAAACTTGAGCTG TTTCCTGATCAGGCAAGTCAGCTGAAATGGAATGTGCAGTTTTGTTTAACAATTCCTCCCAGTGCACCGCCAATTGCGCCTCCAGGAACACCTGCTGTTGTGCTGAAAtccaaaatgttgtttttt